The region tgtaaaaataaatgaaatggaAGCTTCTCCAGAAATACAACTGTATGCTCAATAAGAAATTGTAAAGCGCAAGCAAGTGCGAACACAATGCACATCTTTAATGGAGGTCTATAAAATAGAGAGTGCATTCCAAAATGAGGAATGAAGTCACAAGGTCCAGATGACACAGAAAAGCAAATCCAAGGACATAAGAAATCATCATCACTCATATATCATTGTAAtttaaaaaaggaaagaaaagataaattaaaaccAGAGCATCATGGATGACAGAGGAAGTCACATCCAGGTTTATTTACTGCAAAAGGGTAAATGCACTCTGCAAACGATTTTGATCCCCGCACACCCAAACAAAAGTTTTGGATATACAGGGTTTTCTATTCTATAATAGCTTTTATctcttattaattaatttttacacaGACACTAGGGTTTTCTATTTCATGATAGCTTTATTTCTATAAAAAGGACAACAATGGTTGACTATTTAGCATAGGGTTTACTTTACTGAGTTAAAAGTAACTTaaattgaagattttttttatttaattattatctgCTTACAGTGTATATGCCTGACATATGACCAGTCCTTTCcccaaaaaaggtaaaaaggaaAAGGCCAAAGGACAAATTCAAATCCAAGAATAACATTTAAACAGCACCTCCGCAGCTCcagagttttaaaataaaacagagACCTTAAAGGACATTGCAAACGAACCTTTGGACATCACCACAAGGGAGCTTCCATTGTTTGCACCAGCGATGGAACTAATGTAATAATTCTTCTCCCATTGCTCCATAATCCATTCCTGATTTTTTGTAAGAACATTTTGCTTATTCATTCTATATTTCACTTTATACATAAGAAGATGAAAATTTGATGCAAATAAAAAGATGCCAAAAGATTCACCTTGTGTAAGAAAAAAGGCGACAATTCATATACTTGGTTTGTGAAACCAGTTCCAGCGTCCATAATTAGTGCCCAAAGATTAGAACATGATGATACACTGCTTATAAGCAAACCATCAGCAATTCCTCTCTCCACATGTTGAGCCAACCTTCCATCAGCCACGTTATAATGGTATCTGTAATTGCATAGCAAATGTAAGTAATAATGTTGTTAATCAAAAGAGGGGCACAATCAAACAACTGCTTACCAGATCAACAAACAACAGTTCAAATAAACGACTGATCGTGCATAGTATATTTTGAACCAGTCAAAATAACAATAAGATTTCTGCCTTCACTGACAGTTATATCCCTCATCAGGTAACATAGATGTTCAGTTCTAAAGAATCATGCACAAAAAACTCATATTATATCCCTGTTTTTAGAGCCTTGGCATGCTCAATTTATACATGTAAATGTTGATTTAATAGTTTGTTATCAAAATCAAATTCCAAATTCAAATCATACGATATACAATAACTTCACTGAAGTGCATAACTCAAAGCTTCGCAATTAATTGTgttatttaactatttaaaaacgaatgaacttataaattttaaaatagtactACCTCTGTTTCATTGGTAGTCTAGCATTGTAAATTGAAATCCACTGTGTAGCCGGCACTCCAAGACGAACCTTCTTCCTAGGTTGCCCATCTTCATCCTCCTCAAAATTAAGCCTGCCACGTTTTTGCCCAACTTGACAGATAATCTGATCAAGAATTTAGAAGTTACAACTGTGGACAAAAAATAAGTATATATAGGCAAAACCTTTTCTGAAGATTGAAAGTAACCTTTTGAGCACCCTCAGTGTTTATGGGCCTTATAGCTGGATTTGGTCCAATAAGACCCTCAAATAAAGATACCAGTTTAGAATAGTTTGGCTCCTCATCAAATTTCATATTCACCACAATCTCAAGAAATTGCTTAATAGGTGGAGGACAAAAGCAACACAACATCTCCGGAGATGTTCCCATCTTCTTTTTACAAACTAGAAAGGACTTGTTGTCACCCTATGATTATTTGAaaagcaaaggaagaaattggAAAAAGAAGAATTGATTAATATAAGCCTACTTTTCTGCAAAGAGTCTAAGAAGATAATAACTTTTGCAGGTACACGCAGAAATTTTTGCACTTTGCATAGATTATGCAGAAACAACACAATAATTACCTGATACCCTTGCCATGGCAATCTGCCTCGATGCAGAAAAATAAGTGTATATGCCAGAGACTCCAGATCATCTCTTCTACTAGCAGTTCTTCCCAAGTGAGCATGAACACTGGCATATCTGACAGTTCCCCTGGATATTTAACATAAAAGAAATCATCACAAGTTTAGAAGAGTTGAATTGAGCATCAGCCACGGCATGGAAACTTAGAAAATCTTAGACCCTTACCTAAACATATCAGGACGCTGGTCATATTCAACATGCAGCCCACTGCCAGTGTCTCTCCACTTTGTTGCTGCGAAATTATGCACCAATAAGAAATCAGAACActgaataattaaaataaaaaaaaattgaaggaaTGCAACATTTACTCACCTAATCCAAGGTCAACGAGGAATAACTTCTTCTCTTGCGCTGTATTCGGTTGCCCAAGTAAAAAGTTCTCCGGCTTTACATCCCCATGCACATAGCTAAAGTCAGGAAAATAAGTTAAATGGAAACTGACCAGTAGCCTAAAACACAATGGAGCAATTTCTTGTGATGATCATATTATGTCATAGTTTGCACGAAAATGTATATAACCTGATAAGTGCAGCTAAATCACATACCCTCTTGAATGCATTTTCTCTAGAATTGATAAAGATTCAACTGCAATACAAGCTACCATCTCCGAGGACATCCTAGGTACAAAAAGAGCAAGAAATGGATACACATAAATAACAATACATGACTAACATTGGGagttagataaaaaaattaacatcgGGAGCagaaaaaaaggttaaatataaACTCTCatgcaaattataaaaaatggaaGACATGCAATGTATGAAACACTCACGCCTGTCCGGAAGTATTCCAAACATCCCAGAGACTAGGCCCTAGCATGTCCATAACCTACAAAACATGGAAGCAAAAATTACAGAGGCAATTTTAATATGGAGAAATCAAAAGAAATGAGCACGTGGATCATACCATTACATAATAATCCCCTTGTCTACCTTTATAATGTACTCTTGGCACACCATGGCTGCCACCAAGAGTGCTGCGAAAAAATTGTAAATGGTAAGAAATCagcaaaatataataaatctaAAATTCGATACAGAAAGCAATTAGAGATAAAGAATAGTAAGAACTTACTTATATACTTGCCATTCATATGGGGGCCCATAGTTGCAACCTTTGCTATTTCTGTGCTCAAATTTCAGAGCCACCTTAAGAAAACACATTAGTAAGAAAAAGATAGGACATCATTaagataataaataacacaagacaATAACAGCGGATACCGATTTTACCTCCAGAGCCCCAGGACCCCCGGTTCGGTCAGTTCCACCACTAACTCGACGACCAACGAACACCTGACCGAAGCCACCTTTACCCAACTTTCTTTCTATTTTGTACAACGGCGACCCTCCCACTTGAACCTTggaaaagaaattaataaacaGTCAATAATTTACCATCAGATGATAAGCTTTATCAGAATCTTGTTAATTTAAGTTGAACCATAAATGAAGGGGCTGAGTTAAACCAGATCTTTCTAGTTCTTTATGGACCCACTCAATGACAAAAAGACTCAACTGATAAAGGAAAACCAAAAGCAGATGTTCTAAGTTTCAGTTCAATAATTTGAATTCGCACGATCTCACATTATGGGGTCTACTACCAAACTAAAGCATCTGTTCTAAACTTATAACAAGAACACCAAATAAACTAAACAAAGTAAGATTGTACCGCGAGCGAAATGAACAGCTTATCATACGTTTCTGTACTTAAATTGTGACACTCTAAGTAGCCCGGACACCAGAAACGGAACACTTGGACAAAACTGTCCACGGTGAAACGGTGTTATTCCAAAGTTCCCTATGTAAAAATGAAGTTTGGTGGCCGAAACTTCCTGAGTGTCCGACCTATTTCTTGATTGAATGGAGTGTCCCTAGGTGACACTCGCTAACTAAAACTGAGAATTGACCAAACACAGGACCGACCCACAAAATAAAACCACAATTAAACAGCATGAATGAGCATAAAACCAACCAAAAACTCGATACCTTTTCAGGGAAAGGAGCAGTActtccttcttcttcttgaCCAGCAGAAGCTTTATTATTAGCACTCAAACCACCACTCTCATCTCCCATTATTTCTTCCTCTTCTTTACAAACACCCAACTCAACAAATTCACTCTccccctcttcttcttcttcctcagaTATCACAATtaccttattattattataattttcctTCAATCTTTTCGTTTCCAATCTCGTCCTCGGTCTCTTCCCCTCTCGCGGCTTCTGTTGTTGCGGTTGCGATGCTACGCGACCTCTTCTTCTTACGCCTCTTTTAAGCTCAGGCATCGCCGCCCATGCAATTGCTgccctaatttaaaaaaatttacgcTTATCATTATACTGATACTATTAATAAGcaattcatcttcttcttcggTTATCTGTGAGTGTAAGATCAGATAGGGAATTGTATTGGCTGTGAGATTCAAAAATTGGAGTTAATTTTGAATTGGGAggaattagggttagggttggTTAAATGGAGAAATGAGAAGAAAAAGAGTAAATTGTATGGGAGAAGCGTGTAGGGACCCGTGTGCCTGATTGATGAAGAAGGGGTCAAAAATCCAAATGAAATATCCTGTCAATGCCATGTCACCTTTTCATTTGCTTCACTTGTGGGATCCATcatccattttatttttaaaaattgtggaAAATGCAAAAACCTTCCGAGGTAGAAAAGCGGTAAAACTTTGAAACggatgataaaatatttttaattttattgttttaggcCCCCTTTGGAACAATTCTTTTTACTAACTGGAATTCATTTAATGAATTCAAATGGATTCCACAaaaattcatttgcaaatgaattccGTTGTTTGGAATGAAAAACTGTAAACTGtagaattaaaatgaattatgtatatttatgtttgaaatgaattctagaattcaattctttttaatctattcttatattaactttttaaccattttattaaacattaaaaattaactaaaatactattaaaatttattatatgctaaaaataactaactatattaaaatatataatttattttttaaatttcaaaaaattaaaacatagcaACATAAACCACAAAATTAGTATTTCTGGAAATTACCGTGGGGACGCTTTAACTGAAGAGatcttctgtttttttttgttcaaaaaatttCCGAAGCAccgatttttataaattttataaattcaaaatataacaaCATAAATCACCAAATTAAGTATAAGCTACTATTTTAAACAAAGATCAAAATGCATAACTTGTTCTTCAAGTtttacaaatccaaaatatAGCATATACTTTGTTAGAAGTATATGCTATATCAACATATTTAACATACATATTATTGAATATATTCATAAGCAACAAAATAAcaactaatataaaaatttaaaccatttaaaaattatacacatataattaaaatcaaatacataatatataacaagaaaaaaaataaaaaaaaattccactagtttatttatctaattataaaaatctgaaaaaatattaataaactatttgaaatagttaattaaaaaaaataaagataagttgataaaattaaactttttggTTTGAGATTTGTTGTAGTAGGTATTATAATGATTGGTTGTGTAATATGGAGtagagaaaattaaaaaaaacgagaaggaaaattgaaatcaaaatggaaagaaataaaatgagaagaaaaattgaatgaaaatggaaagaaataaaatgagaagaaaaattgaaatgaaagtGACAGCAAATAATGTCAAAAGAAAAGAGAACCTTTAAAAAGTTGAGGGTATTATTGTCAAAAAGGGATTATTCTTTTTGTCATGTGTTGTTCATTTGTAAATTCTATCTATTTTGCTTGGATTTATAAATCCACAAATTATAACTAACATTAATTCCCTGATTTTAATTCCAAAAATTGTGTTTGTCCATTCATTCATTCCAAACATAAAAAATTGGAATTATAAATGAAATCCAActttttttaaggaattcattCATTCCAAAGAGGCCCTTACATTCCAAAACTTTAGGATTTTACCATTCGCCGCCCTTTTTTACTTAACATCGTCCCTACAAAAGACATTTTCGCCCTTCTAGCAAAACTATCACaaaaaagttctctcaactcattcgaacacatacgaacaaatacgtaaaaaGTCGATTAAAATGACGGACAACGATTACAATTCGTCGGGTAACGAGTATCGACATTCGCAAACAAGTTTTTCCGaagtaaaaaacaattttttattttttttatttcttaattctGGACCGACGAGCCCAAATGGCATCGGCCCAGAAGAACGGACGCCCTGGGCTGGCGTCCGTTCTTCTGGGCCGATGCCATCTGGGCTCTGGGACGTCCCTTCTTCAGGAGGGACTTCCCTCTGGGACGTCCCTCCCGATTCCGCCGAAATGtgttaaattttagaatttgataaacgtaattatttatattttgcagGTTCATTTAGAAGATTTTGGCGGTGACAGAATTGATTACAGCGATCGGTTTAATGTAGAACATGGGTTTGATATTAATGTTGAAGCAATTAGTTGGGCTAAAAGCATTGCTATAGGGATTGGATGTGAGTTAGTCATTTCGTCTCATAAGAACGAGGGAAGACGAAAGCTTCTAAGATGTGCTCGGCGTGAGCGTTACAGAGGTTCGTTCACAGATTCTGATTCATTCGTACGAAAAAATACAAAGACAAAGGCGTGTCAGTGCAAAATCAAAATTGTTGTCAAATTAGGTAAGACTACATGGTTTGTACTTACGGAGCCTGGTATTTCGAGTACACACAACCATGCTTTAGTTCTGTATCCTGAGGGATACCGTCAAATGAGTGGGCTAAGTGCTGAGGCGAAAGAGATTGTGCGAGATATGAGTGCGGCACAAGCGAAGCCGTGTTCTAGTATGGCagctttgaaagaaaaaaatgccATCTGACAACCCTACAAGAAGACAAATGTACAATTACAAAGAGAATTTGAGAAAGTCTAGCTTTGAGGGTAGAGATGTGGTGGGTCAGTTTTATCACATGGCTCAGAAGAGTGATTATGTGCACTGGACTCTTGCTGAGGAGGATACAGGTATGGTGACCCACCTTTTCATGGCTCATCCCGATTCAGTGAGGCTACTACGTTCGTACTACTGGATTATCGGTATGGACTCCACGTACAAGACGAACAAGTACAAAATgccttttttgaaattattggaATGACTCCTTCCAACAAGAacttcataattgcatatgcaattataTGAAGGATGAGACTGAGGGGAGCTACAGATGGGTGTTGGAGAGACTGAGGTATTTGATTATAATcatgttatttaatattttaaaattatgatattcaaattcaaattcctTATTAAATCACCGGGTAATATTGCAGGTGCTTGATTGGGGACCATATTCATCCGAGTGCTATTCTTACTGATCGGGAACTGGGGCTGATCAGACCAGTGTCATAGATTTTCCCACGTTCTTCTCATTGACTATGTACATGGCACATAAATAAGGATGTAGAAGATAGGGTGTACAGAATAAGTGGGAAAAACAAagaattttctaaaattttcaaGAATAGTACCTGGAAGAAAATTATCACAGCGCCAACTTCGCAACAATATAACATAGCTGTGGAAGCCTTCAGAGATCGGTTTAAAGTTTTTCTAGGGTTGATAGAGTACATTGAGGAGACTTGGTTGGTGCACAGAGAGAAGTTTGTATCCTGCTGGACGAACTTAGTCCTACATTTTGGAAACACCACCACGCGTAGAGTGGAGAGCGCACATGCTCAGCTAAACCAGTGGCTCAACTCTAGCACCGGTGCTCTGGACACAGTCTGGACGAAGGTCGACAAAGTTATAGAGTCACAGCTGACAGATATCCGgtatgcattttttttattaatattactaCTTATACAAATTATGTTGTCATtactaataatataaatgttttgcgTATTTGCAGCAAAACACTTGAGGACTCCCGACGGACTATGGGCGTCCATCGACACGGTTTTCCATTTGATAAGCTCTCTTGCAGAGTGTCTCATTACTGTCTGGATTTAATATCGAAAGAACTAAAGCGTATGCGAGAATTGAGTACTGAAGTCTATGATTGTTGTGGTTGTGTGCTTAGATCAACACATCAGATCCCCTGTGCATGTGAGCTGTGAGCAGTTGTAGATTCAGGTACCACGCAACACTTTTATTGCatactaatattaaaaatagtaatattgtTATTGAAAGCTAATTTGTGTTGTTTTCAGGTAACCCGATCAGTCTGGAGAGTATTCACCCGTTTTGGACGGCATTTGTTATTCTCGGCGATGGGATGGACACATGTTTACATGCTGATTATGTTGGTTTTCGGTCGGAGGAACATCAGTATTTTCACGAGATCTCTAAGGATCCTTCAATGTTGCGTGATATTTCTCGTATTGTTCGCGAGCGACTTCACCTCGAAGACTTAGGTTATAGGGAACCAGAAGTAAAGACCAATGTCAGAAGTCGACCAAAGGGGAGCAAATCAACTAAGCGAGATCCGAGTCATCATGAGTACAAGGACCATGTACGTGGTCGTCTTAAGTCTTCCCAAGGTAAGCAAAACCCTGCTTCCACGTCAGGTAAATTATCATATACTAATATTGATAATATACGTCTACAATAGTAATATCcttgttatttataataatattgtttattttttttgccgCAACTGGTTCGCAAAATGCCGAGGTTATTCAAGGATTCATTTTGCCATTCGTTGAAGAACTTGTGGACGTGCGTGGGGACGGCAACTATGGATTTCGCGTCGTGGCGGACTACATATACGGTGACCAGAAGATGTGGGGACTGACTAGAATGAACATTGCAAACGAACTTGCCGTCCACCCTTTTCAATATGATGGTCTTTGCGCTGATGGGTTAGAAGCGGCCATTACACGTATTAGTTGGGAAGGGGGATACTGCGGCCCTCGCAACTGGATGCAGGTGACTGatgtatataaatttatcattaagttatttatttattgtaaaaAACTTTATTCAAATTATGACTTATTAAATGGATGCAGGTATTGGATGACTTGTTCCCTATTGTCACTCTTTTCAATGCATCTGTTATTTACATACAAGGCGGGACGCTACCAGAGAAGCGGTTCCGTTCATGTACTGTTCTGCCTTTGCATTCCACTGAGGTCCACTCACGACCATTGAAAGAGATAGTGATATTGTATATTAGTCGACGCGCTCACTTTGTTAGGTTGAATTTACAGGATAATTTTCCTGTCCCACCAATTCCCACCTTGTGGTTCGACCACAGGGACTATATTGTTGCGTTTTGGCATACTTTATATGGTTGTAGGAGAGATCAGTGGATAAATTGATAGGTATGGCAGATTgagttgattttaaaattttgattcggAGCCTTATTTCATTACAtgtgttttattattatacGTCTAATATTTTTGAAACGCACATCATatctaacaaattaaaatgttcataatatttaataaaatgtctGAAAAATTGCATAATAAAAATAACGTACATAATATCTAATAAAATGTATGAAAACTCACATCTAATAAAATAAAGCGTACATGATAAGAAAAAAAACGTACTCATAAAATTAACATACAACATATCCTAAAAGCACTCAGTCAGCCCTACGCCAAGCGGCCATGACTCTCTCCAAAGTAGCGGTAGCCTCCTCCGTACGCTGCTCCAACTCCGGAATGTCCTCAAACTCGCAGTGCTGCCTATGCTGGGCGGTAATCGAGCTGATATCTCCGAGGAAATGCTCGAACTCGGTACTCAGCAACGTCGTCCACTGTAATACCATAAATAGACaagttattttaatatgttaaatatataaaatattcactaaatttaaaaataaaaacttacatAATCGTTGTTGGAGCGAGGAGGATGTGCTCGTGGAAGCTCTACGCCAGGAAGGACACGCGGGTGCGAATGCCGTTCGTACCACTCCAAGTACGCTGGATGACATCCTCCAGCAATAACATGGGCTGCCTCAAAGCCCATCAACGGCAGCTTGGAGATGGTCGGAAAACCAGTCCACATGTCAACCGCAATCGTCACACCCATCTCCACAGAGTATTTGATTGACTTCCAGGACCTTACAGCCCCCATTGGCCGAAAAATTGGCACATGTATAGTCTACACATAATCCAGCTGTCGTAGCACCCTAGAAGGCATGTATGGCTCGACAATGTCCCGGTATCCTAGCCATAATATGCAGTATGCTCAACGCTGGCAACATGGTCGCCGCCAAAAGGGAGCCATGTGATctgttaaaaatcaaaataacaaaattaaaatctaccgattgtaataaaatcaaaatttaactaataaattaacaaatttacgTACCTCCTCAGCAGTCAACTGGTCCAAACGAGCTCGCAAGGCCCGAAGCCGGATGCCTGAACACTCTGACGCAGTAACACGCCAACTGGAAGCTCGAGGTAGATGAGCCTTGATCAGCAGCCGCTCTCACTGGGGTTGAAAGCATGGAAAGTACTCATATATCCATGCTTGCAGCAGTGTCAGACACCCAGTCAAACCCGGGCAATCTCCTCTCGATGAGATTCCAAGCTGCCGATATAGATAAGCAAGTGCAGCTGAGCCCCATGAAAATGTACTCGCATCTGTCACTCCATCCCGCACCTCCCATATGCTTGTAGGTCTAATTCGATAGCCACTCTTGTCAACGAATAAAGTGCCTTCCTCCGGAGGACACGTGAATTTGGGACGTCCCCCAAAAAAACcgggaaaaaaattaatttttcgaattttaacttaaaattgaaaacaaaaacttACTTATGGTTGCCGATCTCCATATTAACGTAGAATAAAAGTTGAATATAGGTaaatgagttgagaggatttaggATTTGGTTTTAGAATTTGGTTTTCTATTCAAAATATGAGAAGGGTATAAGGGTAATGTGTAGGGGCGGTGTTTAGTAATccataaactttacgaaaactattttaaaaatttactccaaaactttagttttaatttattttttgctgATGGAGTCAAACCTCTTAAACAATATCGATAATACTAAATGAGTTAGTGTGAGGGGAGCGGGACTTGGGGGCCTCTCGCTCcgacttatggctgacttcggaTCTGAAAAGGTTTGAAATAATAGAGTCGCAATCTAAAACATCTTTtataccgactagataaccctactcgcttatgggtaaggTTATCGGTTACTGGTTTATTTACTAGATATATTCgattatctcatctcaacatttaATTGGCAGGTCACGGGATATAATATTGGAGAGTAAACACGTCTGGAAAAGCGGTAAAGGGACACATATAAGATGCACATATGACTGAatctggcatttgaggcaagtagcaaaTACTCATATGCATACATCTAAACCTAGTGGTTTCTATCAAATAGTCAAATAATGACTGGTCTGGATTAATTTACATGCATAAAGCTTAAAACCGGATATTTAAGtgggattgattttattttaaatcatcTTGATTAACCTATACAACCTCTAATTACATTTTTCATGGCAGTCCTAATATGTATAAGTGATTTGCTGGATTTGATTGCTCTGATTGCTAATTTAACGTGATTAGTCCATTAGCATGTTAATGATTGGATTTGGCATGCTTTTGAAAAGCATTTAAATAGTTTCAACATTCACATTGGCAGGTGGTAAACAtgcaaggttagaaatactttttaaccttgtCGACCGTAGTGTTTGGCACTCTATGCGATTTGACCGTCACTGTGGTCGAAACAGGGTTTTGAGCAGAACACGAAAGTTCTTTGTTTTGTCAATACGAATCCAATCATGTGAACAGCGATCGATTTTGAGCTCAAATGAACCTGGAATCCCTTTTGAAACTGGCTAGCTTTGTCGGTAATGGGCTTCAGGGCCCGAATGGCTAATAAGGTTACAAGTTTAGACTTCAAGGCCCAAAAATAAATAGAGGCAAGCCCTTTACATCAAGTATTATAAAACTACATATAAAACAATACATGTGGGCTCAAACGGGGCCCAATTCCGAGCTCAAACAAGTctcaaaacataaaaataaactcGGATCGAGTTCGGAAGGATTTGGAATCAATTTTAAGGAAGGGGGAGTGATGATCTCAGCGCCACTATGAGTTCCGCCGGCGGCAATGCGAACCGGCAGCGGCGCAGATTCTTGCTGAGTCCAGGGAGCAATTTTCGGGTTTCGAGAACATGCAAAAATTACTCCAAGACACAtcaaaacatacaaaaaaacattttaaagtATACTGAAATTGAAATATGATGATTAAACATGCATTAATCATCCTAAATCATGCTTTTCTAATACCATTTTGAAGATAAGATGACAAAAACATCAAGAACACATATTATGGCTATTATGGCAATTCGATTctaacatgcattctaagcacCGGAATTGAAAGGATTTCGAGTATATTGCAATAAATATAATAGAACAGTCCTAAACATGCTCCTAATCAGTTTTTCATGGCAATTATGGCAAAAGGATTACAAAGAGCAATTATGGTATAAATTGATAAAGTAAACTAACATGCATCCTAATACCACAATTATGATAAAGATGACATAAAAAGTGATGAGAGGTGATTTTAGGTCCTTAGAAGTACctttctgagtccttggctcgttttctAGTGATCCGGATGTGGAATCCAGCTTCAGATCAGTCTGTAGTAGCTTATTCTTGAGTAATTAAAGCGTCTAATGTTTTTTGAATTGGAATTGACTAAtttggtgtgtgtgtgtgtgtgttatatAGTTCGGCTATAGCTCTATAATTTAGGGTCTGATTGTGTGTTTCTAGTGTTTAATTGCCGACTGGTGTCACCCCTTGCTAAGCTGTGttaatggtgtatttatagAGGTTGCTGGTGACCTAGGGTTTCTTAGAGGTTTAGTCATGTCAAGTTTCTAAAAGAGTGTGGAAGAGTTGAGTTAGGAGTGTGAAAGAGTGTTAAGTGATAGGTTTTTATGTGCTAGGATTAGTTAAACCTactgttattttatttaaatccgGATTTAAACTTGGTGGCTAAATAAAAGGGTGCTAAAAGGATattttggtgcccgaaagtattaaaaaaggGTTTTGGGACCTTAGGGGTTAGGGTATTGTCAATTTTGGTCCGTCAAACtcgcaaattggcccataaacttttaagatattgcaattagtccaatttctggacttagactacaatttctctggatttttataggctatttacgACTAATTATGTTTTAACCCCTCAAGTTCACAGTTATGCACTAATCACACCTACTTGAATTCAAACTAACAAAATCGATAGCTCATCATCGGGGCgatttctctagaaatcatcatggaatgcttcagtcccttatcgcTTTTTACTTGTCCGAAAAACaggtgtctacagtttgcccCCTCTTTAAGAGGAATTGACAAAGTAGGTCAATTCTTGTTAAAGAAGTAAC is a window of Mercurialis annua linkage group LG2, ddMerAnnu1.2, whole genome shotgun sequence DNA encoding:
- the LOC126667709 gene encoding casein kinase 1-like protein HD16; this encodes MPELKRGVRRRGRVASQPQQQKPREGKRPRTRLETKRLKENYNNNKVIVISEEEEEEGESEFVELGVCKEEEEIMGDESGGLSANNKASAGQEEEGSTAPFPEKVQVGGSPLYKIERKLGKGGFGQVFVGRRVSGGTDRTGGPGALEVALKFEHRNSKGCNYGPPYEWQVYNTLGGSHGVPRVHYKGRQGDYYVMVMDMLGPSLWDVWNTSGQAMSSEMVACIAVESLSILEKMHSRGYVHGDVKPENFLLGQPNTAQEKKLFLVDLGLATKWRDTGSGLHVEYDQRPDMFRGTVRYASVHAHLGRTASRRDDLESLAYTLIFLHRGRLPWQGYQGDNKSFLVCKKKMGTSPEMLCCFCPPPIKQFLEIVVNMKFDEEPNYSKLVSLFEGLIGPNPAIRPINTEGAQKIICQVGQKRGRLNFEEDEDGQPRKKVRLGVPATQWISIYNARLPMKQRYHYNVADGRLAQHVERGIADGLLISSVSSCSNLWALIMDAGTGFTNQVYELSPFFLHKEWIMEQWEKNYYISSIAGANNGSSLVVMSKGTQYTQQSYKVSDSFPFKWINKKWREGFHVTSMATAGSRWGVVMSRNAGFSDQVVELDFLYPSEGIHRRWDNGFRITSTAATFDQAALILSVPKRKPGDETQETLRTSQFPSTHVKEKWAKNLYLACLCYGRTVS
- the LOC130015114 gene encoding uncharacterized protein LOC130015114; translation: MYNYKENLRKSSFEGRDVVGQFYHMAQKSDYVHWTLAEEDTGMVTHLFMAHPDSVRLLRSYYWIIELHNCICNYMKDETEGSYRWVLERLRCLIGDHIHPSAILTDRELGLIRPDVEDRVYRISGKNKEFSKIFKNSTWKKIITAPTSQQYNIAVEAFRDRFKVFLGLIEYIEETWLVHREKFVSCWTNLVLHFGNTTTRRVESAHAQLNQWLNSSTGALDTVWTKVDKVIESQLTDIRKTLEDSRRTMGVHRHGFPFDKLSCRVSHYCLDLISKELKRMRELSTEVYDCCGCVLRSTHQIPCACNPISLESIHPFWTAFVILGDGMDTCLHADYVGFRSEEHQYFHEISKDPSMLRDISRIVRERLHLEDLGYREPEVKTNVRSRPKGSKSTKRDPSHHEYKDHVRGRLKSSQGKQNPASTSGFILPFVEELVDVRGDGNYGFRVVADYIYGDQKMWGLTRMNIANELAVHPFQYDGLCADGLEAAITRISWEGGYCGPRNWMQVLDDLFPIVTLFNASVIYIQGGTLPEKRFRSCTVLPLHSTEVHSRPLKEIVILYISRRAHFVRLNLQDNFPVPPIPTLWFDHRDYIVAFWHTLYGCRRDQWIN